The following coding sequences lie in one Arachis hypogaea cultivar Tifrunner chromosome 9, arahy.Tifrunner.gnm2.J5K5, whole genome shotgun sequence genomic window:
- the LOC112710708 gene encoding uncharacterized protein, translating to MLAHPYWTSAVLRVLGSPQQKGFSVILPDMCPLVSGITTKDAALSVELGMRALDLAIGRRAAFSFYADGGDNQEGEQSHDDPSTLAETGVLRVGGNLLIKLLESEDAKEQSS from the exons ATGCTGGCTCATCCGTACTGGACCTCGGCTGTGCTCCGGGTGCTTGGCTCTCCACAG CAAAAAGGGTTTTCTGTTATACTTCCGGACATGTGCCCTTTGGTTTCTGGAATCACAACTAAAGATGCAGCTCTGTCAGTGGAGCTAGGGATGCGAGCATTGGATTTGGCTATTGGCAGAAGAGCTGCATTTTCATTTTATGCTGACGGTGGTGATAATCAGGAAGGTGAACAAAGCCATGATGATCCATCCACTTTGGCGGAAACTGGAGTGTTGCGAGTTGGTGGGAACCTTCTTATAAAGCTTTTGGAGAGCGAAGATGCAAAAG AACAATCTTCATGA